A window of Amaranthus tricolor cultivar Red isolate AtriRed21 chromosome 8, ASM2621246v1, whole genome shotgun sequence genomic DNA:
GCTATAGAACAAAACGACTTTGGTCTTCACATTCAGGAACACATCTAGGATAATGTATAAGATTGAGGTTCAAGGCACAACAGCAGGAATTTTGGCGAGTCTTAGGAACATCTTTTGACTGAGCGGCCTGCTGTTGAGCTTGCACTTGCACTTGCACTTGCACTTGCTTATCAGTCATGTTGAGCAGACACTGACTTTGACACTGGCCACGCCCACAGTACTCAGGCGTGGTACCACAAAACCCATACCTACTACAACATAACCCACCCGAATAAAGTTTCCCACCCGATCGCCACCCACACTGATTGCCCCCCATGAACTGCTCTATAATTAACAgtgtcatcatcatcaccattagTATAACACTACAATAATAAgtcttcattttcatcattttgttCTAAGTGATGTTCACAATGTGGGTGTGATCGTGTGAGATGAAGTTAAACTCGAGAGTTGAGACGGCCACTATTTATAGAAAGAATTTTAGTATTTAGTGTGCTGAGTACCGGATCTAGTTTATGTATCAGTTAACTTCTTTTTACAtctttaatataaaattataaatgaattaATCTTCTAACACTTTTATCCTGACAATGGGTCAACATTAATcaaattacatacttttaaCGTCTTATCTTCGTTTCCTAATCACATGAGACGTAGATTCTAATACCATGtaaagaaaccaactcaactaaaaaaataaggTAACAATGTCATGTTATAAACTCTAAGAAAAAGTGTCAATTAAATCAATTagaattacttaaaatattatTCCATTTGCCTCAATATCAAACATAAGAACACTTCAAAAAAAAGAAGTATCAAACAGAAGAAGCAATATACTTGCACTAAATAAATGCATTTACACAAAGGGGAAGCTTGCCACCTTCTATACTCCCTAGAACTAACCTCTAATAATGTACAAAACCAGAAATATTACACAAAAGAATAAAATTACACGActacaaattcttgtgtgagacAGACTTGCCGTGAGCCGTTGTTCATACATGGGTTGAATAgtccaactaatataattattagcatGAGTTTCTTGTTTTGAATTCGCCTCAccgagagacagtctctcacaagCGCTTATACGAAAATTTCTCCTGATAATAGCAAAATAGGAGTATATTTCAAAGGACTAAGGGTAGATCGTGAATAAAAGGGCACATTAAGATCACTTCACCAATTCCTTTGATATCAAATAGCGGAAGGTAAAATTATGAGGCATCCATTCGATGTTCTTGCGAGATTTTCCAGATTGACATTTCTTAAGAGACTTTCTTAGTGAATCGGACAATGAATGTTGGATCATTTCAATGATACTAACCGAGCACAAATTAGAAtctttagcatatgactcaattacCTTTGGTAACACTACTTTCTGATCTTTGTTCACCCCAAAGGTAGCACGGATGTACTCATCTTTCGCTGTTTCAAGCTCTAACAACACTCGTTTAGGGGTATATACTCGAACCTGCAAAAAACAGTtcaaaaacaaactaaatttagGTGTCTTGTCGATATATTAGCATGTTCCATTTCGATGATTTAGTATGAGATCTGGCTTAGCATGAAATGGGTGTGACCGTGTGATGATGACTTACAGCAGGATCAGAGTGGCTTCCTGAACAAAGTGCAAAATGTAGTAGTGGCTCGGGATGCTCGAGTGCGTAGGCCAGACGGTTATCTCCGGATTTGAGTTTTGTCGTCCTTGGGGAAAGTAACATCCGTAGCCACTGAAACATCATACAGGAGATTCATAACATATTTTTAAACGAGTACATTGTTAGATTTAACCAACTATTCCATACGCAAACAAATGTCGAAGAACCAACCTTCCCAGGCCGAGACATTCTACAACCCAGGATAGAACTTTGAATGGTGTCCGCGCTTATAGTATGACCTCCAACGTTGTAGGCAGCCTGCATATATTCGAGATATATAAGTACGACAACTTAGAGCTTGTTTTGACCCGAAAGAGACCGATTCAAAGTCTTACCTTCAAAAGTAAGATGACTCTCTTCACATTGTTCTGCGGAATCCCATACGCTAGATATGCCTACAACGTATCACAAAGtgaatatattccaaatagcaTAGAAACTAAAAGGAAGATCTTTGAAAGAAAAAGGTAACTGCAAGAGATTATTACATGCATCACCAAAGCATTATGAACATTAATCCAGAATGCAAGCTTCTCCTCATGTTTCAATTTCGCCGCATCTACTTCTTGAAGTTGGCAGGTGAGTGACCTATAAAAAGAAAGACAAACTTAGTTAACATCATAAGATTTGTATCataaacttcatttgtttgtaATTTCTGTTAGAatacataacatattatggggctttaatcatcagcttaaacttttggttgagtagGTTCCTTGACGTGGTATCAAAAGCCAGCGCAACAAGAGGTTACGgattcaaatctcaaccaccccttcAATGAGGAAGGCTCTATGCTGCATCAACACTTCTAGcctaaagggctctcgtgtgcgGAGGCGtgttatagtatataatatattctagagcctcaaccatcagcttaagcttttggttgaattggttccttgaaaATTTCCATGTCACAAATCTAGTAATGGAAAGGCGGCGAACAATTAGGGAAGTCTTACCTAAAATTCTGCAACATATACTCTACATCTACCAATTTCTGACTTTCTCTATGTATAAATGGGACTTCAACCATAGTGCTATAAGGACCACTAAACTCCTTAAGCCCTTCCACGTTGAATGGATTATCTAGACACACATCAAACGATGAATCTTTCCCGAAACCTGGGCTCCACACGTCACAATGATATTGAGGAGAAAACGCATCCATTGAAGACGATGAAGAATTAGGTGACGATAGACCGTTGTTTGCTGCAAGCGGCTCTCCCAATTTGCAAAATATGGCTGCCATGCACTTCACCATTTCTTCTGAAATCTTGTTTGGTGTCTCTGGAACATGGTCTGAAATACGCGTGCCAAGATGATCTGCTAGACTGATGATGTTTGAAGCAGCATACTGCGCAGAGAATCATATAACCATATTACGAACATAGTGCAAAAAATAATTCATTACAGGAAACCATAAGAATCACTGACCACGGTACTTTACACATTCAAATATCTGCAATGCAGAGAACAAAGTATAATTCAAATAACAATGGTATCAGTCTATCAGAGCCAAACTCAGAGTGGGTGGCTTGTGGCCTGGAAGAGCCAGCCGTGACCCAACATAACCGTGACCCAAGGCAGCCGTGAGCCAACGAAGATGTTGGCCTTATGGGGGGTCGATTGTTATGGTCAATTGCAAGGTATGGGACTTATCCCACATCGATTGTGTATGCAATTGGTGTAGATTTTATAGGCAAACGGGCTCTCTCACCTAATAGGTTTTTTGGGTGAACTATTATGTTTGTCCTATGACAATCTAGAAAAGGCATGTTCTTATGGATTTGGATAGAAACGTAAAGGGTAGAAAATTTTACCTCCGACATGGACAAGGGCTGAGAATGACATGCATGCAAAGCTTTAGCCACAGAGTCTTGAGAAGGCCTTGTAGGGAGTGCAGTACGATGTGATAGAGAGGAGTGGCAGCGATGGACATTAGAATCAAGAATCTTGCTATCATTAGGTTCTTTAGGTGTATTAGAAAGCGTCTTAGGAACATATAAAAATGCCGAGTGTTCAACCTTTGTAGCTGTCTCAGCTGCATCTTCATCTACAAACAATCGCCTTGACACCAGTGCAGGAGACGAGAGCTTTTGATCATTAACCGTAGGCGATATACAAGATATCTTGTTCTTGACAGTTGGAGATGTTGACGATGCTTGATGATCCTTCACAGTTGGAGAAACAGCTAATATCTGCTGATCAAAAGCTTTTCTGTACAGTGATAGAAGGTACTGCTCCAAATACCCAACTTCCAGTTCCAGCACCGCGATTTCCTTTATAAATTCGGTTGCAGGCTGAAACGAATagcagaaaatgaagaaaactcGGACAAGCCAACAAAGCAATGCACAATTCGGATTGATAATAACTAGTCTAAATTCTAAGAGAACTTACCTATCGTAAAAGCATCACATACAcactatgttactcggactcttcattttgcttcacgtacccatgtccgatccttgatcctcggacattggtatggcacttagacacttgcACACGTACTAGTATCtaacatcagtacccgagtccaagtaacatagcaaACACAGAATTTATCTAAATGGTGTGTCCATATTGACTATTGAGTACCATAGGCATTAGGAATTTAGGATACATATATGATTTAAAGAGAGACTTCGTTTGATGATCATAAAACACCTACCTTAAGGACTGGAGAAGACT
This region includes:
- the LOC130820481 gene encoding uncharacterized protein LOC130820481 isoform X2, producing MGFEEIGDGKLLELRMIPRHKRSMSFPDKRRVENGLDDSLEESPPLKLDMGRFRGSLKTNKQQSPRVDTQGSLKQEILQLEKRLQDQFVVRRALEKALGFGSSSYESNESSPVLKPATEFIKEIAVLELEVGYLEQYLLSLYRKAFDQQILAVSPTVKDHQASSTSPTVKNKISCISPTVNDQKLSSPALVSRRLFVDEDAAETATKVEHSAFLYVPKTLSNTPKEPNDSKILDSNVHRCHSSLSHRTALPTRPSQDSVAKALHACHSQPLSMSEYAASNIISLADHLGTRISDHVPETPNKISEEMVKCMAAIFCKLGEPLAANNGLSSPNSSSSSMDAFSPQYHCDVWSPGFGKDSSFDVCLDNPFNVEGLKEFSGPYSTMVEVPFIHRESQKLVDVEYMLQNFRSLTCQLQEVDAAKLKHEEKLAFWINVHNALVMHAYLAYGIPQNNVKRVILLLKAAYNVGGHTISADTIQSSILGCRMSRPGKWLRMLLSPRTTKLKSGDNRLAYALEHPEPLLHFALCSGSHSDPAVRVYTPKRVLLELETAKDEYIRATFGVNKDQKVVLPKEKFSYKRL
- the LOC130820481 gene encoding uncharacterized protein LOC130820481 isoform X1; this encodes MGFEEIGDGKLLELRMIPRHKRSMSFPDKRRVENGLDDSLEESPPLKLDMGRFRGSLKTNKQQSPRVDTQGSLKQEILQLEKRLQDQFVVRRALEKALGFGSSSYESNESSPVLKPATEFIKEIAVLELEVGYLEQYLLSLYRKAFDQQILAVSPTVKDHQASSTSPTVKNKISCISPTVNDQKLSSPALVSRRLFVDEDAAETATKVEHSAFLYVPKTLSNTPKEPNDSKILDSNVHRCHSSLSHRTALPTRPSQDSVAKALHACHSQPLSMSEYAASNIISLADHLGTRISDHVPETPNKISEEMVKCMAAIFCKLGEPLAANNGLSSPNSSSSSMDAFSPQYHCDVWSPGFGKDSSFDVCLDNPFNVEGLKEFSGPYSTMVEVPFIHRESQKLVDVEYMLQNFRSLTCQLQEVDAAKLKHEEKLAFWINVHNALVMHAYLAYGIPQNNVKRVILLLKAAYNVGGHTISADTIQSSILGCRMSRPGKWLRMLLSPRTTKLKSGDNRLAYALEHPEPLLHFALCSGSHSDPAVRVYTPKRVLLELETAKDEYIRATFGVNKDQKVVLPKVIESYAKDSNLCSVSIIEMIQHSLSDSLRKSLKKCQSGKSRKNIEWMPHNFTFRYLISKELVK